ATTTTCTTACTGAGTaaggattatttttttaactttcactGGGATTCTCAACCTGTAGCCCCATTCCCAAAAAGCCCCTTCCTTTATCctgtcaataaaaaataaaaaaaactcaccgaGACTTCAATATATCCCGTTAGAAGAAGTGCTCCTATGACAATCAGCAAGGAGCCAATCAGGAAAAGGACTGCAGCCAGCGCAATAGCCTTATATGGAACTTTGGGTGGGCTCTTTTTAAACTGCAGAATAGTTAAGACATGGCAATCAAACACTGACCGCAGACTGTCCCTGTGTCATAAAACTTGGTGATACAAACTAGAGCTTGGTGATCCAACTTGCACAAAATATAGtgatttatattgttttatgttgaaTGGTTTCTCTGTCAATAGTAACAATCTGGTAGTCAGTTCATGAAGTTTTTGAGATAAACCCACCACAAAATCCGAATTTTAGCTATCACACTGGGCACGGTATATTGATTGAACAGAccatataaaaatgaagaagCAATCTGGTCAGAACCCAAAAGAATTCAACAAATTGTTACCTACCCAAAACACAAGAATACTAAAGCTTCAGAGTTAAATTGGGAAGGTTACAGACGTTACTGCATTTCCCAGAAACAAACTTTATGAGCCACAATAAATAGGAACATGACCACAAAGTTACTTTAAAAATGCTATTCTTTTCAGATAATTCAGACCATACAGtgaaatcaaaatcaaatagATTATTACGTTTGGGAACGCGCGGATATGCCTCCCTTACCTGCAAGTCTATGTACCCGTCATCACTGTCCGCTAGCTTGGAGTACTTCACTTTACTGCTGGGGATCCCACTTGTCACACTGCTGCGGGCTGGCATCCTGAGCTAGTTAGCTACGTGTACTGGGAGAAAAGAAATTGACAGTTAGATAGCGTCATATTGCTAAGACTACTTAGCAAGCTAGTTAGCTAGACTAGCCAACACATTTTGTAGATATGAAAAGGTGCTAGCTAATTggtaaaatctttaaaaaattaaacttaaCCTAGTCTAGCTAGCAAACGTTAACAGTTCGCTACTTAGTTAGCCAACCAGAAGTAAGATAGACTAGTAAGATACACGTAGCAAGCAAACgacaaaaaaactgaatctaTCGTCATGTAAGCTATATTTTAATAGCTTGTGGCTACCAGCTAGTTAGCTGCTACGCACGGCAAACTATCTAGCTAACGAATTGCGTCTAACTAGCTAGCGAGTGATATCTGTTTCACCTGAACTGAAATCCGGTTGGTTAAATTATCGCACACATGGAAGTATTAACCAGTTACCACTATTTGGTTGCTTTTAAAATCCCCGCTTGTGCATCAGGCCACCttttctgttgttatttttaattgt
This region of Anguilla rostrata isolate EN2019 chromosome 8, ASM1855537v3, whole genome shotgun sequence genomic DNA includes:
- the tmem230b gene encoding transmembrane protein 230b, producing MPARSSVTSGIPSSKVKYSKLADSDDGYIDLQFKKSPPKVPYKAIALAAVLFLIGSLLIVIGALLLTGYIEVSHPDRTVPVLIIGVLVFLPGFYHLRIAYYASKGYRGYSYDDIPDFDD